One part of the Streptomyces sp. AM 2-1-1 genome encodes these proteins:
- a CDS encoding spore-associated protein: MGFTRNVAAAGALTALLVGTTAAFGATAQAAPNVTPQGVCGAAYKTVNSAAIGSLGTVYLTYNASNGKNCVATIRTNPGAATNVSAYVYVPDTDEWADDYGNYTSYAGPVRVYGKGHCVSWGGGIANVSVSVENSNCAALREQRTTTVR, encoded by the coding sequence ATGGGATTCACGCGTAATGTCGCGGCTGCCGGGGCGTTGACCGCGCTCCTGGTGGGCACCACGGCGGCGTTCGGCGCCACTGCCCAGGCCGCGCCCAACGTCACACCGCAGGGGGTCTGCGGCGCGGCCTACAAGACGGTGAACTCCGCGGCGATCGGTTCGCTGGGCACCGTCTACCTGACGTACAACGCGTCGAACGGCAAGAACTGCGTCGCGACCATCCGCACCAACCCGGGCGCCGCCACGAACGTCTCCGCGTACGTCTACGTGCCCGACACCGACGAGTGGGCCGACGACTACGGCAACTACACCTCGTACGCCGGTCCGGTCCGTGTCTACGGCAAGGGCCACTGCGTGAGCTGGGGCGGCGGCATCGCCAACGTGTCCGTGTCGGTGGAGAACTCCAACTGCGCGGCCCTGAGGGAGCAGCGGACCACCACCGTCCGCTGA
- a CDS encoding LLM class flavin-dependent oxidoreductase: MPVEFLGIAATNDGSEVTPRSGASFDKEYTLRLARAHEDHGWDRVLFAYGSGSPDPSPAAAFVAARTDRLQILVAHRPNVSYPTFAAKTFATLDRISDGRLAVHFITGGNDHEQQREGDFLTKDERYARTREAIRIIKRAWTSHEPFDHEGTHYRFHDFVSDIFPLQQPHPQVSFGGSSPAAYAAGGAEADIYCLWGEPLAETAEQIASVKAAAKAAGRTDVPKIQVAFRPIIAPTEELAWEKAHRTLDRIKARTAGGPVSRRHPLTAPQNAGSQRLLAVAERGERHDRALWTPTSAETGGAGNSTALVGTPETVAQALLDYYDLGVEILSARGYDLLDDAIDFGRHVIPIVREEVAKRDAARNAAA, from the coding sequence ATGCCCGTAGAGTTCCTCGGCATCGCCGCGACCAACGACGGTTCCGAAGTGACGCCCCGCTCGGGAGCGTCCTTCGACAAGGAGTACACGCTCAGGCTGGCCCGCGCGCACGAGGACCACGGCTGGGACCGGGTGCTCTTCGCGTACGGCTCCGGCTCCCCGGACCCGTCCCCGGCAGCCGCTTTCGTCGCCGCCCGTACGGACCGCCTGCAGATCCTCGTCGCGCACCGGCCCAACGTCTCGTACCCGACGTTCGCCGCGAAGACCTTCGCCACTCTCGACCGGATCAGCGACGGCCGCCTCGCGGTCCACTTCATCACCGGCGGCAACGACCACGAGCAGCAGCGCGAGGGCGACTTCCTCACCAAGGACGAGCGGTACGCCCGCACCCGGGAGGCGATCCGCATCATCAAGCGGGCCTGGACCTCGCACGAACCCTTCGACCACGAGGGCACCCACTACCGCTTCCACGACTTCGTCAGCGACATCTTCCCCCTCCAGCAGCCGCACCCGCAGGTCTCGTTCGGGGGCTCGTCCCCGGCGGCGTACGCGGCCGGGGGCGCCGAGGCCGACATCTACTGCCTCTGGGGCGAACCCCTCGCCGAGACCGCGGAGCAGATCGCATCGGTCAAGGCCGCGGCGAAGGCGGCGGGCCGCACCGACGTGCCGAAGATCCAGGTGGCGTTCCGCCCGATCATCGCCCCGACCGAGGAGCTCGCCTGGGAGAAGGCGCACCGGACGCTCGACCGGATCAAGGCCCGCACGGCGGGCGGCCCCGTGAGCCGCCGGCACCCGCTGACCGCCCCCCAGAACGCGGGTTCGCAGCGGCTGCTCGCCGTCGCGGAGCGGGGTGAGCGCCACGATCGCGCGCTCTGGACGCCGACCTCGGCGGAGACCGGCGGTGCCGGCAACTCGACGGCCCTGGTGGGTACTCCTGAGACGGTCGCCCAAGCCCTGCTGGACTACTACGACCTCGGCGTCGAGATCCTGTCCGCCCGGGGATACGACCTGCTCGACGACGCGATCGACTTCGGCCGCCACGTCATCCCGATCGTGCGGGAGGAAGTCGCCAAGCGGGACGCGGCGCGGAACGCGGCCGCCTGA